A DNA window from Macrobrachium rosenbergii isolate ZJJX-2024 chromosome 41, ASM4041242v1, whole genome shotgun sequence contains the following coding sequences:
- the LOC136826706 gene encoding UPF0449 protein C19orf25 homolog has translation MFKSKKKTDLPARPDPPTWEEMEEDLKATTNADVIFALSSISSGTKEAQDPEKNNEDLSQEELFQQAKEFVVMNDEIIENMAVLQEKKEKLREVTDNLKKTVESVKKQALVAIDAYENRG, from the exons ATGTTTAAATCCAAGAAAAAAACCGACTTGCCTGCTCGACCAGACCCGCCAACTTGGGAAGAGATGGAAGAAGATTTAAAAGCAACAACAAATGCTGATgtcatttttgctctttcttctaTAAGTTCAG GAACTAAAGAAGCGCAAGatccagagaaaaataatgagGACCTAAGTCAGGAGGAGTTATTTCAGCAGGCCAAGGAATTTGTTGTGATGAATgatgaaattatagaaaatatggCAGTATtgcaagaaaagaaggaaaaactaagAGAGGTAACAGACAACTTGAAAAAGACTGTTGAAAGTGTGAAAAAGCAAGCTTTAGTTGCAATCGATGCCTATGAAAATAGAGGATAA